From the genome of Mycoplasma crocodyli MP145:
AGTTTTTTCAAGTGATAAATCATTCGAAATTGATGGTTTCTTTACAAAACCAAATGAACTAAGTACAGAATTAACAAATACTTTGGTTGCTTCAGAAAAATCATTATATGATGCTAAAATGGCTACATATAATGAAATTGAAACATTGTTTGACAATGTAAAAGATTTAACTAAAAAAGAAAAAGCAAAAACTAAATATAAAGAATTTATAGATACCAGTTATGAACAATTTAAATCTATGCAACTTGAAATGGCTAGAAATTTAAAACAAGTTTACAATATGGATGATGAATTTATTAAAAACGAATTTGGATATTTATCAACAATATATACAAATTCACTTAAAGGACTTGCAAATTTCTTTATAGATGGAGTAAACAACTTAGATAAAGCTACAGGATTTCTTCCATCAGTTAATTTAGGAAAGGCTATAATAATTCCTAATAATATCAAGCCGGTAACAACAGCTATGTTTGAAAAATTATCTGATATTGCTACAGAATACAAAATGGAATATGAAAAAGAAATAACAAAATTAAAAACCGATCAAAAATTATCTTCTGTTGCTAATATTGAGCAAATAATCACCGATATAATTAATGAAACAAAAGATATGCCTACTAATGTAGCAACATATATAAAAGGTTTAGACTGAGATTATATAATTAATGGTGGTCCTTCAACTAAACCTACAGAACCTGAAAATTGACCAAAAATTTGAGGAGGCTATGCCGGTAGAAAATGATTAGCTGGTGGTGGCTGAGAATTTCTATTCAACACAAAAAGATATAGAACAAAATTAGTAGAAGTGGTTAACTCAAAAACAACTAATCTTACTGAAGAACAAAAGAAAATTATTTTAAATTCTGTTGTTGATCATATGAATCCTTATTTCAAAGTCTTTGAACTATATAACATTAAAATAAAAGATATGTTTGGCAATAAACTATTAGATAAAATTTTAGAAGTTAAAAATAATTAAACATCAAAAAAACACATATATGACTATACTATAGAAATATATGTGTTTTTTTTGATAGATTATTAAAATTTGAAAAGTGTCTTTTTTTGTTCTGTTCTTTGCGAAATAAATGTTTTAAAATAAGCTTCATTAACTATTATTCCTAGATACATAAAGTATGTAAACATACTTATAAAAATTGATAAGTACATAAATATTCCTAGTGGTCCATATTTATTAAAATCAGATATTTTAGCTATCGAAGCAAATATCGAAACTAATAATCATGTAGGAATACTTGCAATTAATGCACCTGAATTAATACTTCTAAACGTTAATTTAAAAGAAGGTGAATATTTAAATAGCAAGATAAAACCTAGATATAAGAATAAAAATGAATTTATGATGAATAGTACTATTGTTGAATTATGATCAACTTTTTTATTCAATATTTCATAACCAGAAATCATTATATCTAAACCCATTGTAAATATAACAGTAAATGAAAGAAGTATTGCTATTATAAGGACTACAATCAATCCTTTCAATCTATTTCCTAAATTAGTTCCTAGATACTTATGATTATAAATATAATTTTGTGAAGCTATTATTTTCCCATATCCAGCACTAGAAACTCACAAACAAGTTACAGCAAGAAATATAAGTGAAATAATGGCTTGTGTTCCATTTAATTCAGTTGTTAAAAAAGAAATAACAGTTTCAATACCAGGAATCATTTTAGGTAATATGATGTCTAGAAAATATCTATTAAATATGTTTTGAACACTGGCGAAATTAAATAAACTAAGTATTAAATAATTCATAATAATAACAGGAACAAAAGAGACTAATAAATAAAATGAACTCGCTGCTGGTATAAAAATGAATTCACGAGATGAAAATTTAATGTAAGCACGGTTAATCATTGCATTCATTTTTTCCTTACTTTTCCTGAATGTTCAAAAGTAAGTAGCATAAAGAATTAATTTAATTATGAACTTAATAATAATTTCATATAGGTTTATTTTAATTAAATTAGGTCAAACAATATTAGGAAAGAATCTTTGTTTTTTGAGGTCTTTCTTATATTGTTTATCTTCTTTTTTGAATGATTTATAATATTTCTTATAAATATTTCTATCTGAACTTCTCATCTAGAAGCTCCTTTGCAACTTTATCGGAAATAATTGGTGAAACTTGTCCATTAGAAACTTTCATAACATTTCCTAATATGAATTTCATTGCTCTTTCTGGTCTAGTTAAATATTCAGAAATAGCATTTGGATTTTGTTCTATTATTTTGTTTATCATATCTTTAATTATAGATTCATCAGTGATTTGTTTTAAATTATTTTCAAGAAGTAAATTTTCTAAATCAGAATCATAATTAGGTAATAAAGTTATTAATTTCTTAAGTGATTTACCAGATATAATTTCTTTATCCAGTAAGTCCATCGCTTGAGCTAGATGTTCAACTTTTATATTAAGTTTTTCAACAGGTATGTTTAGTTGATTAGAAAGGGAAACCACTTCTGCAAAGAAAACTTTTGAAAGTTTTTCTTTATCATAATAAGGAATTGAATCAAAATATTTAGATAATTCAAGATTATTGATTAATAGATTTAAATAAATGTCATTAAGATTCAACTTCTTATATCTTTCCATTTTTTGATGTGGTAATTCAGGAAGTTTTATATTCTTAATAAATTCTTGAGATAATTTTATTATAGGAATGTTTGGATCAGGAAAGTATTTATATTCAACTCCTGTTGTCTTATCTCTCATTGGTATAGTTGAATTCGAAACAACATCAAATCTCTTTGTTTGTTGTAAAATTTTTATACCTTTATTTATTTTTGCATATTGATCTGCTATTTCAAATTCAATTGCTTTTTTAATATTATTGAGTGAGTTCATGTTTTTAATTTCAACTTTAGTTCCAAAACCATTATAACCTTTTGGTCTAAGTGAAATGTTGATGTCAGCTCTTAAAGAACCCTCTTCAAGTTTTGCATCAGAAATTCCTAAATATAGAACAATTTTTCTAATCATTTCAACATACTTAACAGCTTCTTGTGCACTTCTTAAAACGGGATGTGTAACTATTTCAATAAGTGGAACACCACAACGATTGTAATCAATTTTTGTTTCGTTTTGATCATGATTTTGTCTAGCAGTATCTTCTTCTAGGTGAATTCTTTCGATTTTTACTTGTTTAGTTGAATTATCATCTAATTCAATTTCAAGAACTCCTTCTGAACCTATTGGTTTAAAAAATTGTGTAATTTGGTACCCTTTTGGAAGGTCTGTATAGAAATAATTCTTTCTATCAAAGTGCATTTCGTCATCAATTTTCATGTTAAGAGCTTTAGCCAACATAATAGCATCAATAACCGCTTGTTTATTCAACAAAGGAAGAGTTCCCGGATAAGCTATATCAATTTGATTAAATGTTGTGTTTGGAGGTGCATTGAAATCATTTTTTGCTGGTGAAAACATTTTAGTTTTTGTGTTTAATTCAACATGAATTTCAACACCAATAATTACTTCGAAATTATTCATGTTTTCCTCCTAACAATTCTTCTATATGTAATGAATATGAAAGTAATTTTTCATCATTATATATTTTAGAATCAATTGTTAAATTGTAAGGCATATTCTTGTAACTGCCAAGTGGGATACTCAAAGAAGGATTACCAACTAGATTTGCACCAGTTAAAATATAATCCATATAACTATTGTTATATTTTTCATCTATCAATGGCGCTATATCAGCCGAAGCTGGATAAATAATTAAATCAAATTTATCATGCAAATTAGTATAGTAGTTCTTAATTACTCTTCTAACTTTTTGAGCTTTTAAAAACACATCTTTTTGATTTTCACTATATAAATAATAACTTCCTAACGACAATCTTCTTTGTACCATTTTTCCTAGATTTTTAGATCTAGTATTAGTCATAATTTCTTCTCAATCTTGACCTTCTTCTCTTTTTCCAAATCCAATTCCTGTTAAATTAGCAAGATTTGATGACGCTTCAGAGTAAGAAACTATGTCATATACCGGCTTAATTGATTTAAGTAGATCTTCATCAATTTTAACCATTTCAACAGTTATATTATCATCTTTAATTTTTTCAAATGCTTTTAAATAAGATTTTTTGACATATTCTTTCAGGTGATTTGTAACATCTAAAAAAGCTACTTTTTTTGGTTTAGTTTTTTTAATATTATCAATCTTAACATTAACTGATGTCATATCTAATGAGTCTTGACCATAGGCACATTGGGAAATTATTGATATATCATTTACATTGTGAGCAAAATAAGAAACTGTATCTAGTGAAGACGAGTAGGCAAACATTCCATATCTTGAAATGGCACCATAAGATGGTTTGAATCCTACGCAACCATTGTATGAAGCAGGAAGTCTAACACTGTCTCCAGTATCACTAGCCAAAGCAAATGAAATGTTATTGGTAAATGTTGAAACAGAACCCGATGAAGAACCACCAGAAAGTCTTTTATCATCTAATTTATTTTTGACCAAACCAAATGCACTAAATGTTCCTGTTCCGCCTAAAGCTAATTCGTCACTGTGAACTTTCGCAATCGGAAAAGCACCAGTGTTTATCAATTTTTCAACAACAGTAGCATTATAAGAAGGTTTGAAATTTTCTAGTAATTTTGAAGAGGCTTGCGTTGGTGCAAATGATGTTGCAAACACATCTTTAATGGTAAAAATACAATTATTTAAAGCACCTTTTAAACTTGAAAAAGTTTGATTGTTTATTCAACAAACAGAATTATTTTTGTCATCTTTTAATTCTTTTAATGCTGCCGAATAATTACCTTGGTTAATAATTTTTAACGACATTATTTAACCACCTTTTTAGTAATAACAAAATCACTATCCTTTTGAGAAGCATTACTAAGCATTTCACTTTTTGAAATACCAAAATTAACTACTACATCGTCTCTAAAAAAATCTACAATTGGAGTTTCGTTGATATGACTCATCGGCTCAACACCTTCGGTGTTAATCTTATTTAAAATTGCTAAATTATATTGAAGTTCATTTCAATCTAAAATTATTCCATCAATAACATCTTTAGAAGGTTTTAGCATTAAACTTTTAACTATTTCTTTTAACTTTTCTTTGTTTATTTCTTGTTTCATTTTGGCTCCTATCATTTTGGTTGACTTAAAAATTCAAGTTCATTAAGATATTTAAATTCACCTTCAAGTTGTTGAAATTTTATCTGTAAACAATGTAGCATAAGTCTTCCTGCTTTTTTACCGCCATATTTAAAATCACCATAAATTGGTTTTCCTAATTTCATTAACGAAACTCTTATTTGATGTTTTCTACCACTGCTTAATGTTGCATATTTTTTATTACTTTCTAAATAAAAATGTGTTTTTGAAAGTTTTGAATATGGAACTTTTGTAAAAGAAGCAGCCATTCTTTTTTTGTCCTCATCTTTGTATAAATATAGTTCAACATCTTTACTTTCTTCATTAAAATCACTTTTAAAAGTATAAGTTTTAATTATGTTTTCCATATTATCATTCAAGTATTTTAAGGCTTGATAGTTTTTTGCATAAAGCATAATTCCAGATGTTTCTTTATCTAATCTACCAACATGACTTGGTTTAAAACTATCCACTTGCTTAAATTTTAAGTAAGCCAAAACTTGATTGTCAAGGCAATTTGGTGAAGAGTGAACTTCTATTCCGTTAGGCTTATCAATTATTAAAATATTGTTATCTTCGTAAATTTTCTTAAATGAAAAAGATGAAATCAAAGGAGCTTCTTCCTTTTTTATATCTATTAATCCATATATTTCTATTTGGTCATTAAAAGCTATGGTGTAGTCTTTTTGGTTAGTTCTTATACCATTTACCTTTATATCTTTTTTTCTAAATAATTTTTCTATTCTGCTAAGTGGAACATTATCTAAGTATTTTGTAATTAATTTATAAAGTGTTCTTCCTGCATCGTTACTTGTTGCTATTATTGTTTTCATCTTTCCCTTTCATTAAAAATAAATCCACTTGGATTTATTCATCTCTTTGACTTCCAAATAAGTCAAATTCATCTTGTCCATGATCTGTACTATCAACAAAACTAAACTCACTTAATTTTGGCAATTCTGCTAAAGTTTTAATTCTGAAGTAATCATAGAATTTATTTGTTATTCCATATAAAATAGGGTTACCAGGAGTTGGCGAAACACCAACTTGTTCAATAACTCCTTTTTCAATAAGACTAGCCATTACTTGATCTGATGCTACACCACGTATATATGAAACTTGAGATCTTGTTACAGGTTGTTTGTATGCTACTATTCCAGCTACTTCAATTGCTGCATTAGATAAACGCGTTTTTCTTACAACATTTACTAGTTTTGAAACATAATCTTTATATGTTTCTCTTGTTGCTAATTTATATACCTCATTAAATACAACAACTTTTAGAGCTCCATCAGACTCGTTATAGGCTTTGTAAAAATCATTCATTATTTTTTTAGCTTCACCTATTGTATTGAGTCCAAACAATTCTTTTACTTGTTCTAGTGTTAATCCTTCATCACCTTGAACATATAAGAGAGCTTCAATTATTTTATTTTTCATATTCTGGTCCTTTATTTATTAATATTTCGCCAAATTGGCTAGTTTGAGTTATTAATATTTCTTGTTTTCTTGCTAAATCAAGCAATGCTACTAAAGTAATTACAAAGTGATTCAGTGAAGGCAATGTAAAAATCATTTCAAAAGTCACATTTTCATATTTTAAGAAAAGATCTTTTATGTAAGCTTCTTGATCCTTTGGTGTAAGAGTAAAGGTTTCAAGTTTTGTTCTTCTTAACCTAAGAGCATACATTCTTTCAAACATTTTTCTTAATACATTTATAAGTTGATATGGGTTTGAATTTCCATCGAGTTTAGAACTATCTTTATCAACTATGTATTCTTCTAAAGTGCTTGGTTTTTTAATAAAAATATCTTTTCTCAGAAGTTCATTTTCTCTCAATGAACCACTGACTTCTTTGAATTGTTGATATTCAGCTAATCTTTGTAAGATTGCTCTACTATCTTCTTCAAGTTCCTCATCAACTTCTTCAGGTTCCTTTAGAAGCATTCTTGCTTTAATTTGAATTAATGTAGCAGCCATGACTAAATAATCACCAGCTATATCAATTTGACTTTCCTTTAAGTTATTAATTATTTCTAAATATTGAGTTGCTAATTCAGCTAAATTAATAGTCATAATATCAACTTTTTTATCTTGGACAAGACTCAATAATAAGTCTAATGGTCCATCAAAATCATCAAGCTTAATATTATAAGAGTCATTGAAAAATTGTTGTTCCATTTTATAATTCGCTTTCCACTATGGTTTTTACTCTTGTTGCTATTGACTTAGTATCCTGAGTAATAAAAGTTAATGGTTTAATTGGTTTATGAAAGATTACTGTTACTAGTAATTTTCCTTTTCTACCTTTGTCTAAGGCTGTTCTACTATTTTTTATAGTAACTGGAATAATAGGCATAAATTCTTTTTGAGCAAGTTTAAAGGCACCACCTTTAAACTCACCAAGTTCATCAGTTTCATCAACTCTTGTTCCTTCAGGAAAAACTATTCCGAATGTTCTATTAGTTTTTACAAATTGACCAAACTCATAAAGTGTTTCCATACTTTCTCTAAAATTTTCTCTATCAATTGCATATGTGTCAATTACCGAAAGAATATTTCTCATAATTCTTTTCTTTAATAATTCTTTTTTTGCAATAAAAGTTGGAATTTTAAATGGAATTGATGTATCTTCTCCGTGATATTCTAATGCTGCAATTATTGCTGCTGGGTCAATGTTAGATTTATGGTTTGGAGTTAGTAGAACTCCGCCTTTATCAGGTAAATTTTCATAACCTTCGACCAACAATTGAACATTATTAAGTTTTAGAAACTTCTTTGAGTAATTCATTATCATTTTAGATCTGGTTACAGGTTCAATCAGATCAGGTGTTTTTCTATATTTTCTCGCAGTTGAATTAATTTTTCTAAAGCGCATCATTCAAGGTAGTAAAAAAACTACTTTTTTAAATTTAACATTCATTTTTTCCTTTCTTTATTGCTATAGCAATTAATAAACTACCTTCGTGAGAAATGGATAATTCAAATCCATTACTACATCATTTATTATCTTTTTTATAAACTACTATTTTACTAAAATCAGCTTGCGAATTATCTGCTTTGAATATCGCTTCTTTAAGTGCTCATGCTCTTGCTAAAAAAAGAGGTTTTTTATCAGGATGTACTTCTTTAAATATTTTTTGCTCATAATCACTCAAAATTTTTTTTACAAATTCATCAGTTTTATTATTAAAACGTGATACTTTTACCAAATCTATTCCAACCATTATTCTATCTCCAATGTTACATTAAATTGACCTATTAAATCCTTATTATTAGGTGAATATGATAAGTCATAACCAAATTTATAAATTTGTTTTTCATTATCATAGTCTAAATATTTTAAAAATGTGTAAAGTGTAATGCTTGTTATTTTACCTTCTAGGTCTAGTTCGAAAGGATTTTCAGATCATTGATTAGATTTCATCATTAAAGTTGTTGGTCCAGCAAATATATTTATTCTTCCTTCTTTAATTTCAATTTGATTTGGTATACCTTTTGTTGGTTCCTTGAAGAAAAGTACATCAAAACCATTTTCATAACTTCTTTCAAGTTCACTAGTAAATTCTATTTTCTTTTCTTCTTCATTTTGCAATGAAACCGATAAAAATTTTATTTTCATTTTTTTATCCTTTCTAAAATCACATCTTTACCAAATAGGTAAATTGCTTTTGCTAATTCAGGTCCATGTTCAATATAAGTTGTTGCTAATCTAATGGGCATAAAAAGCTTTTTACCTTTAATTTGTAAATTACTTTGAGTAAGATTTATAGCGTTTTGTATATTTTCAATTGTAAAATTTTCTAAATCTAAATTTTTTACAAATTCCTTAACCACTACATAATCTTCTGAAGGAATTTGAACTTCTGTTTTATTTATATTTTCATATAAATCTAAGTGTTCTTTAATTTGATTTAGTGTATAAACACTTTGTTTAAATGTATCGATAAATAGTAAGAATCAGTCTTTGCTGAATTTTTTATTCTTTTCAAATTCTAATTCGTTATAAATAATTTCATTGTCTAAGGTTTTAATATATTGTTTTGAAAATCATTGCATTTTCGAAATATCAAATTTTGATGGGGACTTTGATAATCTTGTAGGATCAAATTTTAATATTAATTCTTCTTTATCCATTAATTCTTCAGCATCAGCAGAAGTTCAACCCAATAATGCTAAAAAATTGAAAACACCTTGTGAGCTATATCCCTCATTTTTGTAATCTTCAATAAATTGTTTAAGCGAAGTGTCTCTTTTTGAAAGTTTTTGACCTTCCATATTTGTAATAATTGTTAAGTGGCCAAACTGAGGTTTACTTCATTTCAACATATCATATAAAGCTAGTTGTTTTGGAGTATTACCAATATGTTCTTCACCTCTTAAAACATGAGTAATTTTCATATCGTAATCATCAACAACTACTGCAAAATTATATGTTGGATAACCATCTGATTTGTATATAACTCAGTCTCCTAAATCATTTGAATTAAATGAGATTTTACCACGAACAATATCATCTCATTCATAGACAACATTATCAGGCATCCTAAGACGGATTGAATACTCTTTATTCTTATCACGTTTACTTATTTCACTTGCTGAAAGCTTTAATCAATTTTTATTGTATCTAAAAGAAGGAATTCCTTTAGCATCAGATTCATCCTTTTGAGCTTGCAATTCATCTGTAGTGTCATAAGCTTTATAAGCAAATCCTTTATCAATCAAATCGTGTGCTATTTCTAAATATCTATCTAATTTTTCGCTTTGTCTATATGCACTAATTCCACGCGCTTTTTTAAACGGGCTTTCATCCGGAATTATTCCTAATCATGCTAAATTTTCAAGTTGACTTTTTTCTCCATCCGCTACATTTCTTTTAACGTCTGTA
Proteins encoded in this window:
- a CDS encoding Asp-tRNA(Asn)/Glu-tRNA(Gln) amidotransferase subunit GatC, which translates into the protein MKQEINKEKLKEIVKSLMLKPSKDVIDGIILDWNELQYNLAILNKINTEGVEPMSHINETPIVDFFRDDVVVNFGISKSEMLSNASQKDSDFVITKKVVK
- a CDS encoding YihY/virulence factor BrkB family protein; the protein is MRSSDRNIYKKYYKSFKKEDKQYKKDLKKQRFFPNIVWPNLIKINLYEIIIKFIIKLILYATYFWTFRKSKEKMNAMINRAYIKFSSREFIFIPAASSFYLLVSFVPVIIMNYLILSLFNFASVQNIFNRYFLDIILPKMIPGIETVISFLTTELNGTQAIISLIFLAVTCLWVSSAGYGKIIASQNYIYNHKYLGTNLGNRLKGLIVVLIIAILLSFTVIFTMGLDIMISGYEILNKKVDHNSTIVLFIINSFLFLYLGFILLFKYSPSFKLTFRSINSGALIASIPTWLLVSIFASIAKISDFNKYGPLGIFMYLSIFISMFTYFMYLGIIVNEAYFKTFISQRTEQKKTLFKF
- the gatB gene encoding Asp-tRNA(Asn)/Glu-tRNA(Gln) amidotransferase subunit GatB; its protein translation is MNNFEVIIGVEIHVELNTKTKMFSPAKNDFNAPPNTTFNQIDIAYPGTLPLLNKQAVIDAIMLAKALNMKIDDEMHFDRKNYFYTDLPKGYQITQFFKPIGSEGVLEIELDDNSTKQVKIERIHLEEDTARQNHDQNETKIDYNRCGVPLIEIVTHPVLRSAQEAVKYVEMIRKIVLYLGISDAKLEEGSLRADINISLRPKGYNGFGTKVEIKNMNSLNNIKKAIEFEIADQYAKINKGIKILQQTKRFDVVSNSTIPMRDKTTGVEYKYFPDPNIPIIKLSQEFIKNIKLPELPHQKMERYKKLNLNDIYLNLLINNLELSKYFDSIPYYDKEKLSKVFFAEVVSLSNQLNIPVEKLNIKVEHLAQAMDLLDKEIISGKSLKKLITLLPNYDSDLENLLLENNLKQITDESIIKDMINKIIEQNPNAISEYLTRPERAMKFILGNVMKVSNGQVSPIISDKVAKELLDEKFR
- a CDS encoding lysophospholipid acyltransferase family protein, producing MNVKFKKVVFLLPWMMRFRKINSTARKYRKTPDLIEPVTRSKMIMNYSKKFLKLNNVQLLVEGYENLPDKGGVLLTPNHKSNIDPAAIIAALEYHGEDTSIPFKIPTFIAKKELLKKRIMRNILSVIDTYAIDRENFRESMETLYEFGQFVKTNRTFGIVFPEGTRVDETDELGEFKGGAFKLAQKEFMPIIPVTIKNSRTALDKGRKGKLLVTVIFHKPIKPLTFITQDTKSIATRVKTIVESEL
- the gltX gene encoding glutamate--tRNA ligase → MNKVRTRYAPSPTGYLHIGGARTALFCYLFAKHFNGDFIFRLEDTDVKRNVADGEKSQLENLAWLGIIPDESPFKKARGISAYRQSEKLDRYLEIAHDLIDKGFAYKAYDTTDELQAQKDESDAKGIPSFRYNKNWLKLSASEISKRDKNKEYSIRLRMPDNVVYEWDDIVRGKISFNSNDLGDWVIYKSDGYPTYNFAVVVDDYDMKITHVLRGEEHIGNTPKQLALYDMLKWSKPQFGHLTIITNMEGQKLSKRDTSLKQFIEDYKNEGYSSQGVFNFLALLGWTSADAEELMDKEELILKFDPTRLSKSPSKFDISKMQWFSKQYIKTLDNEIIYNELEFEKNKKFSKDWFLLFIDTFKQSVYTLNQIKEHLDLYENINKTEVQIPSEDYVVVKEFVKNLDLENFTIENIQNAINLTQSNLQIKGKKLFMPIRLATTYIEHGPELAKAIYLFGKDVILERIKKWK
- the scpB gene encoding SMC-Scp complex subunit ScpB; protein product: MKNKIIEALLYVQGDEGLTLEQVKELFGLNTIGEAKKIMNDFYKAYNESDGALKVVVFNEVYKLATRETYKDYVSKLVNVVRKTRLSNAAIEVAGIVAYKQPVTRSQVSYIRGVASDQVMASLIEKGVIEQVGVSPTPGNPILYGITNKFYDYFRIKTLAELPKLSEFSFVDSTDHGQDEFDLFGSQRDE
- a CDS encoding amidase family protein; this translates as MSLKIINQGNYSAALKELKDDKNNSVCWINNQTFSSLKGALNNCIFTIKDVFATSFAPTQASSKLLENFKPSYNATVVEKLINTGAFPIAKVHSDELALGGTGTFSAFGLVKNKLDDKRLSGGSSSGSVSTFTNNISFALASDTGDSVRLPASYNGCVGFKPSYGAISRYGMFAYSSSLDTVSYFAHNVNDISIISQCAYGQDSLDMTSVNVKIDNIKKTKPKKVAFLDVTNHLKEYVKKSYLKAFEKIKDDNITVEMVKIDEDLLKSIKPVYDIVSYSEASSNLANLTGIGFGKREEGQDWEEIMTNTRSKNLGKMVQRRLSLGSYYLYSENQKDVFLKAQKVRRVIKNYYTNLHDKFDLIIYPASADIAPLIDEKYNNSYMDYILTGANLVGNPSLSIPLGSYKNMPYNLTIDSKIYNDEKLLSYSLHIEELLGGKHE
- a CDS encoding 4'-phosphopantetheinyl transferase superfamily protein, which encodes MVGIDLVKVSRFNNKTDEFVKKILSDYEQKIFKEVHPDKKPLFLARAWALKEAIFKADNSQADFSKIVVYKKDNKWCSNGFELSISHEGSLLIAIAIKKGKNEC
- a CDS encoding segregation/condensation protein A: MEQQFFNDSYNIKLDDFDGPLDLLLSLVQDKKVDIMTINLAELATQYLEIINNLKESQIDIAGDYLVMAATLIQIKARMLLKEPEEVDEELEEDSRAILQRLAEYQQFKEVSGSLRENELLRKDIFIKKPSTLEEYIVDKDSSKLDGNSNPYQLINVLRKMFERMYALRLRRTKLETFTLTPKDQEAYIKDLFLKYENVTFEMIFTLPSLNHFVITLVALLDLARKQEILITQTSQFGEILINKGPEYEK
- a CDS encoding RluA family pseudouridine synthase, with amino-acid sequence MKTIIATSNDAGRTLYKLITKYLDNVPLSRIEKLFRKKDIKVNGIRTNQKDYTIAFNDQIEIYGLIDIKKEEAPLISSFSFKKIYEDNNILIIDKPNGIEVHSSPNCLDNQVLAYLKFKQVDSFKPSHVGRLDKETSGIMLYAKNYQALKYLNDNMENIIKTYTFKSDFNEESKDVELYLYKDEDKKRMAASFTKVPYSKLSKTHFYLESNKKYATLSSGRKHQIRVSLMKLGKPIYGDFKYGGKKAGRLMLHCLQIKFQQLEGEFKYLNELEFLSQPKW